The Urbifossiella limnaea genome has a window encoding:
- a CDS encoding DUF4915 domain-containing protein, translated as MSPDGRWLASPSCYRAGAGCRSGTRHRGSGRRTGGAPTSPGGGVLLDVAGDEVLASGLSMPHSPRWHDGRRWVLESGSGRVLLIDAAGGATEVVAGLPGFARGLAAAGRYAFLGLSKIRPTSAMDGVPLAARRAELKCGVAAVDLAAGRVVGLLEFQTAVEEIFDVQLLPGARFPEVVGFQKESLHHTFVVPPQPPPTQVTTRAEGMGS; from the coding sequence TTGAGCCCAGACGGCAGGTGGTTGGCCTCGCCCAGCTGCTACCGCGCGGGGGCTGGGTGCAGGTCTGGAACGAGACACCGTGGGTCAGGCCGTCGGACCGGTGGCGCGCCGACAAGCCCCGGGGGGGGCGTCCTGCTCGACGTGGCGGGCGACGAGGTGCTCGCCAGCGGGCTGTCGATGCCGCACTCCCCGCGGTGGCACGACGGCCGGCGGTGGGTACTCGAGTCGGGGTCCGGCCGGGTCCTGCTCATCGACGCCGCGGGCGGCGCGACGGAGGTCGTCGCCGGGCTCCCGGGGTTCGCACGCGGGCTGGCGGCCGCCGGCCGGTACGCGTTCCTGGGGCTGTCGAAGATCCGCCCGACGTCGGCCATGGACGGGGTGCCGCTGGCCGCCCGGCGGGCCGAGCTGAAGTGCGGGGTGGCGGCGGTGGACCTGGCCGCCGGGCGGGTCGTCGGGCTGCTGGAGTTCCAGACAGCCGTCGAGGAGATTTTCGACGTTCAACTGCTGCCCGGGGCGCGCTTCCCGGAGGTGGTCGGGTTCCAGAAGGAGTCGCTTCACCACACGTTCGTC
- a CDS encoding heavy metal translocating P-type ATPase produces the protein MNGPAPDGYRWLSKEPVIAGVALAAIATHLVLRFALDTGGTLLGFPTPAVPLLAALTVGGIPLVAGLVLRLVRLDFGSDLLAGISIVTAAVLGEYLAGTLVVLMLSGGQALEAYAVRRASSALLALARRMPSRAHRKRDGQVAEIALAEVVVGDLLVVFPHETCPVDAVVVEGHTTMDESYLTGEPYVLSKVVGSGVLSGAINGEGALTIRAEKTAVDSRYAKIMQVMRESEQRRPALRRLGDQLGAVYTPVAVAVALVAWAASGDALRFLAVLVVATPCPLLIGIPVAIIGSVSLAARRGIIIKDPAVLEKIDTCRTAIFDKTGTLTYGRPELTDVLPGEGFTKEDVLGAVASLERYSRHPLAAATVAAADDAGLAPAAAAEVSERPGEGLRGTIGGRAVQVTSRKKLVAQLPASAGLLPPLAGGLECVALIDGRYAATFRYRDEPRAEGKAFIGHLKPHHGFERVMLVSGDRESEVRYLAEKVGITEVHAGQSPEQKLALVREESRKAGTVFMGDGINDSPALTAATVGIAFGQGSDVTAEAAGAVILESSLERVDELLHIGKRMRAIALQTAIGGMALSLIGMVVAAAGYLPPVAGAVTQEVIDVLAVLNALRASLTPRVLTDYAS, from the coding sequence ATGAACGGCCCCGCGCCCGACGGCTACCGGTGGCTCTCCAAGGAGCCGGTCATCGCCGGGGTCGCCCTCGCGGCCATCGCGACTCACCTGGTACTGCGCTTCGCCCTCGACACTGGGGGAACGCTGCTCGGGTTTCCCACGCCGGCGGTTCCGCTGCTCGCCGCCCTGACCGTCGGCGGCATTCCCCTCGTCGCCGGGCTGGTGCTCCGACTGGTGCGGCTGGACTTCGGGTCGGACCTGCTCGCGGGCATCTCCATCGTCACGGCCGCCGTTCTCGGCGAATACCTCGCGGGCACGCTCGTCGTGCTCATGCTGTCGGGGGGGCAGGCGCTCGAGGCCTACGCCGTGCGCCGGGCGTCGTCCGCCCTGCTGGCCCTCGCCCGGCGGATGCCGTCGCGGGCGCACCGCAAGCGGGACGGGCAGGTCGCCGAGATCGCGCTGGCCGAGGTCGTGGTCGGCGACCTGCTCGTCGTGTTCCCGCACGAGACGTGCCCGGTCGACGCGGTCGTGGTGGAGGGGCACACCACGATGGACGAATCGTACCTCACCGGGGAACCGTACGTCCTGTCCAAGGTCGTGGGCTCGGGGGTCCTGTCCGGTGCCATCAACGGCGAGGGCGCGCTGACGATTCGCGCGGAGAAGACGGCGGTCGACTCGCGGTACGCGAAGATCATGCAGGTGATGCGCGAGTCGGAGCAGCGGCGGCCCGCGCTGCGGCGCCTCGGCGACCAGCTCGGCGCGGTGTACACGCCGGTCGCGGTGGCCGTCGCGCTGGTCGCCTGGGCGGCGAGCGGCGACGCCCTGCGGTTCCTGGCCGTGCTGGTGGTCGCCACCCCGTGCCCGCTCCTGATCGGCATCCCGGTGGCGATCATCGGGTCCGTGTCGCTCGCGGCCCGGCGCGGCATCATCATCAAGGACCCGGCCGTGCTCGAGAAGATCGACACGTGCCGCACCGCGATCTTCGACAAGACCGGGACACTCACCTACGGGCGCCCGGAACTCACCGACGTCCTCCCGGGCGAGGGCTTCACCAAGGAGGACGTGCTGGGCGCGGTCGCCAGCCTGGAGCGGTACTCGCGGCACCCGCTGGCCGCCGCGACGGTCGCCGCGGCGGACGACGCCGGTCTCGCGCCCGCGGCCGCCGCGGAGGTGAGTGAGCGCCCCGGGGAAGGGCTGCGCGGCACCATCGGCGGACGCGCCGTGCAGGTGACCAGTCGCAAGAAGTTAGTCGCGCAGCTGCCCGCGTCCGCGGGGCTGCTCCCGCCGCTCGCGGGCGGGCTGGAGTGCGTCGCACTGATCGACGGGCGGTACGCGGCGACGTTCCGCTACCGCGACGAGCCGCGGGCCGAAGGGAAGGCGTTCATCGGCCACCTGAAGCCGCACCACGGGTTCGAGCGCGTCATGCTGGTGTCCGGCGACCGCGAGTCGGAGGTCCGGTACCTGGCCGAGAAAGTCGGGATCACTGAAGTCCACGCGGGGCAAAGCCCCGAACAGAAGCTGGCACTCGTGCGCGAGGAGAGCCGGAAGGCGGGCACCGTGTTCATGGGCGACGGGATCAACGACTCGCCGGCACTGACGGCCGCGACGGTCGGCATCGCCTTCGGCCAGGGGAGCGACGTGACCGCCGAAGCCGCCGGCGCGGTCATTCTGGAGAGTTCCCTCGAGCGGGTGGACGAGTTGCTTCACATCGGCAAGCGGATGCGCGCGATCGCCCTGCAAACGGCTATCGGCGGGATGGCACTGAGTCTGATCGGGATGGTCGTCGCGGCGGCGGGTTACCTACCCCCGGTCGCCGGCGCGGTGACCCAGGAAGTGATCGACGTCCTCGCCGTCTTGAACGCCCTGCGCGCGTCGTTGACGCCGCGTGTGCTCACGGATTATGCCAGCTGA